The following are encoded together in the Nymphaea colorata isolate Beijing-Zhang1983 chromosome 14, ASM883128v2, whole genome shotgun sequence genome:
- the LOC116267384 gene encoding protein POST-ILLUMINATION CHLOROPHYLL FLUORESCENCE INCREASE, chloroplastic — MAYAASGMAASTLGLSNLASRASISPSCVGDSMTFRPVGCFPRARRMAGKVYAVATTVVTEETKVCVLPSWAEFDIGKAAVYWKTVNGLPPSAGGKLTLFYNPEASRLAPNPEFGVAFNGGFNQPFMCGGEPRSMTRKGRGKADPPLYTIKICIPKHAVSLIFSFTNGVDWDGPYKLQFEVPKGWRNKPISFFNEGLAAELSEEGACERAIFPDSNIVATRCAMIGNLSIEGGDRCNLDIVVGCTDPSSHLYNPLADVDDGSCPLEPDESPV; from the exons ATGGCGTACGCAGCCTCCGGCATGGCGGCCTCCACACTTGGACTAAGCAACCTCGCTTCTCGTGCTTCGATCTCTCCATCCTGCG TTGGTGATTCGATGACATTTCGGCCCGTGGGCTGCTTTCCGAGGGCAAGACGGATGGCTGGAAAAGTCTATGCGGTTGCAACCACTGTTGTTACTGAAGAAACAAAAGT GTGTGTTCTTCCAAGCTGGGCTGAATTTGACATAGGAAAGGCTGCTGTATACTGGAAAACCGTGAATGGGCtccctccctctgct GGAGGAAAACTAACTCTGTTTTACAATCCTGAAGCAAGTAGACTGGCTCCTAATCCTGAGTTTGGGGTTGCATTTAACG GGGGCTTCAATCAACCTTTTATGTGTGGCGGTGAGCCAAGGTCAATGACAAGGAAAGGTCGAGGAAAAGCTGATCCACCTTTATACACCATCAAGATATGTATCCCCAAACATG CTGTTAGCTTGATATTCTCATTCACAAATGGGGTTGACTGGGATGGACCATATAAACTGCAATTTGAAGTTCCCAAAGGATGGCGTAATAAGCCCATCAGCTTTTTTAATGAG GGCCTGGCAGCAGAGTTGAGCGAAGAAGGTGCATGTGAGAGAGCAATATTTCCCGATTCAAACATTGTTGCAACTAGATGTGCCATGATTGGTAACCTGTCAATTGAAGGG GGTGACCGCTGCAATCTGGATATTGTAGTAGGCTGCACAGATCCAAGCTCTCACCTGTACAATCCATTGGCCGATGTCGATGATGGATCTTGCCCACTCGAGCCAGATGAGTCGCCTGTGTGA